The Bartonella sp. HY328 genome contains the following window.
CCCCCTGCCAGACATAAATATCGTGTTGTATATTATGCTTGAGGCAAAGTGCACCAACTGCCTGTGCTTCTAAAAAGGATTCAGGACGCAAACCATGCTCGATCGTAATTGCGACGAGCCGATGCTGCTGGCCATGCTTTTGTAAAAATTCTTGTAACAAGAATAACAAAGCCAAAGAATCACTTCCCCCTGATACGGCGGCAATGATATTTTGGCTCTGGTCAAAATCATCAATTAAAAAATTAGGTTTAAGATTTGCTATCACGGGCTACAATTAAGACGCTTTTGTTCATCAACTACCCGCTTTAACACTGCAGGCTCTGCTTGTTTATACTCTTGTGGCACTTTTGCAAAGACTGCACAAGCAGTTTCATCATCATTAAGTTCTGCCATAGTCATGCCAAGCTTAAGCATATTTTCCGGTGCGCGCGGTGTTGAGTTGTAATTGCGCTCAACATCCATATAGGCTGCCGCCGCTTCACGATAACGCCCTTGGCCATAGAGTGATTCTCCAAGCCAAAAGGAAGCATCCGCAATCAATGGGTCGCTTGGGTAACGCTCTTGAAACGCGCGAAATATAGGTTCTGCGGCTCGATAATCGCCAGCGAGAATCGATTGATAGCCAATTTGATAAAGCTCTTTTGGGCTTGAAGTTTGCGGCACGGAGGTTGTTTGGTTACCACCTGTTGGAACACTGGCTTGTGAATTACTACCGCTCGCGCTTTCAATAATATTGCCATCGCGGTCAAAATGAATAGAGCCCAAATTTTCCATGCCGCCATTTGTATTTGGTGCCACTTCGGCATGAGCTTTTGCAGTTGGTGTCGTATTTTTATTACTTGTCGAGCCACTTACAGTGCTATTGGTAGAGACACTATTGGCACTTGTAGTCGCAATTGGAGGATTGATGGGCAATTGTTGGCGCTGGGCAATTGCGGCATTACTTGGCTTTTTGCCTTCAAGAACATCGATACGGTTTTGCATTTCTAAAACCTGTATATTCAAGTTTTCTACTTGGGTCGTTAAATCACGCAAAGCTTGTTCAAGCTGAATGGTACGCGTATCAATCTGCGGCGAGGCTTGCGCAACATTTTGGCTTTTATTGCCGCCAAGAACCCGCTCTAAAAAATTAGGGTTTTGTTGCGCATGTACGCTTGGTACTTGCATTGCAGTCAAGGAAAGGACGGGGACAAATAGGGCCGTTGACAAAAATCTTTTTGTTGAGCGTTCCATAAATTACCTCAATTTCCATAACTTGTTTTAAGTGTTTCTTTATTTTTGCTTTGCAGCAGCAATAAAGATATATCCCGTTTTAATGTATTAGATAGACAGTTTCACTATTGATTTTACCCGATGTCGTCAGGCTATCGATGCCAAAACTATATAAGGTTGCCTGTGTAGCTTTTCAATTCATATTGCTGTCTTGGCTCTAATTTGCCTTTCGACTTTGGTTAAATTTTGTTCAATATGGAGACGAAATGTGATTGTTTCGTGATCTTTTGCGGCAAAATTTATAAAGGTTCAAAATATTTTTTAAAGAATTTCAGTCGTGACATTTGCACAATAAATTTGACGGTAGCAAAAATTAGATTGAAGCATATATGTTCAACAATTTGGCCATTTTGAAATAATTATCTAATGTTTTGATAATTTTTAAAAAAATAATGCATGATATGGCAGGAAATTAATTCATCAGTTCTCTTTTGTCCGGTTAAAAAAGGTTATCTTGATTTAAACTTTAAAAGAGCGGCATATCGCTTGAAAATAAGCGATTATTGCCTTTTAGCTTTAAGCGATGGAGCGTTAAATGAGTGGTATAGAAAATAACACAACAGCCAAATCTACTAAGGGGCGTGGCAAAGTTTATAATTCTATTCTCGAGACGATTGGTGATACCCCGCTTGTTCGGGTGGATAAATTTGCCAAAGCCAAGGGTGTTGGCGCTAATTTGCTTTTAAAACTTGAATTTTTTAATCCTTTAGCGAGCGTCAAGGATCGCATTGGTTTTGCAATGATTGATGCACTTGAAAAGGCTGGTAAAGCCGTGCCGGGTAAAACGGTATTTATCGAGCCTACCTCCGGTAATACTGGTATTGCTTTGGCCTTTGTTGCTGCATCAAAAGGCTATCGCATTATTTTAACTATGCCAGAAACTATGTCGGTTGAAAGACGCAAATTGCTTAAATATCTTGGCGCTGAACTGGTTTTGACAGAGGGTGCAAAGGGTATGAAAGGCGCTATTGCGAAAGCACAAGAATTAGCGCAAGAAATTCCCGATGCGATTATTCCTCAGCAATTTGAAAATCAAGCAAATCCGCAAATCCACCGCGAAACAACGGCGGAAGAAATTTGGAATGATACCGATGGTCATGTCGATTTTTTTATTTCCGGAATTGGTACTGGTGGTACAATCACTGGCGTGGGGCAAGTATTAAAAGAGCGCAATCCCGATGTTAAAATTATTGCGGTAGAACCAAAGGATTCCCCTGTTTTATCAGGTGGCAATCCCGGCCCACATAAGTTGCAAGGTATTGGAGCTGGCTTTGTGCCAGACACATTGGATACCAAGGTTTATGATGAAATCATCACCGTTGCAAATGACGATGCCTTTGAAAATTCTCGCGCGCTTGCGCGCATTGAAGGCATTCCAGTTGGTATATCGGCTGGTGCTGCTTTAACTGCGGCAATTGAAGTTGGTAAGCGTCCAGAAAATAATGGCAAAAATATCGTAGTCATTATTCCTTCCTTTGCAGAGCGCTATTTATCTACCGCACTTTTTGAAGGGCTTGAATAGGCTTTATGTCTTATAATTCGCCTTGCGTAAGCGCAAATAAATCATATCGCCTAAGCACCAAGTTTA
Protein-coding sequences here:
- the ybgF gene encoding tol-pal system protein YbgF — translated: MERSTKRFLSTALFVPVLSLTAMQVPSVHAQQNPNFLERVLGGNKSQNVAQASPQIDTRTIQLEQALRDLTTQVENLNIQVLEMQNRIDVLEGKKPSNAAIAQRQQLPINPPIATTSANSVSTNSTVSGSTSNKNTTPTAKAHAEVAPNTNGGMENLGSIHFDRDGNIIESASGSNSQASVPTGGNQTTSVPQTSSPKELYQIGYQSILAGDYRAAEPIFRAFQERYPSDPLIADASFWLGESLYGQGRYREAAAAYMDVERNYNSTPRAPENMLKLGMTMAELNDDETACAVFAKVPQEYKQAEPAVLKRVVDEQKRLNCSP
- the cysK gene encoding cysteine synthase A, producing MSGIENNTTAKSTKGRGKVYNSILETIGDTPLVRVDKFAKAKGVGANLLLKLEFFNPLASVKDRIGFAMIDALEKAGKAVPGKTVFIEPTSGNTGIALAFVAASKGYRIILTMPETMSVERRKLLKYLGAELVLTEGAKGMKGAIAKAQELAQEIPDAIIPQQFENQANPQIHRETTAEEIWNDTDGHVDFFISGIGTGGTITGVGQVLKERNPDVKIIAVEPKDSPVLSGGNPGPHKLQGIGAGFVPDTLDTKVYDEIITVANDDAFENSRALARIEGIPVGISAGAALTAAIEVGKRPENNGKNIVVIIPSFAERYLSTALFEGLE